A stretch of DNA from Desulfovibrio gilichinskyi:
GTCCTGCTGACCGCGGGCCAGAATAATTTTATGGTCAGTGAAACTGAAACAATTGGACTTATAGCAGGAGGGGGACAGTTCCCCCTCCTGGTTGCTAAAGGAGCCGCAGCACAGGGAAACCATGTTGTGGTTGTTTCTTTTAAAGGGCATTCTAATGATGACGTTCATAGTGTCGTTGATGCGTGGAAGGAACTCAAGCTGGGACAGCTTTCGAAGCTGATTGATTTTTTTCACGAAAACGGGGTTACAAAAGTTGTCATGGCAGGGACAATCAATAAGCCTAAAGCTTTTGATATTCGTCCTGATTTTAGAGCTGCAAAGTTGCTTTTTAAGCTCGCTACCAAGGGTGACGATGTTCTTCTCAGAGCTGCTACTGACGAGTTTGAGTCCGAAGGATTTAAGGTTGTAGGTCCTCATGTTTATGTTCCGCAACTTCTTACTCCAGCTGGTTTACTGACTAAACGAGCACCTTCTGAAATTGAGCAAAAAGATTTAGCTTTCGGATGGAAAATTGCTCACGAGTTAGGGCGTATGGATATCGGACAATGTGTTGTTGTACGAGAAGGCGTTATTACGGCGGTCGAAGCGATCGAAGGTACCGATGCAGCCGTTAAGCGTGGTTGCACTCTTGGCGGAAAAGGTTGTTCTATTGTGAAGGTCTTTAAGCCCGGGCAGGAAGACCGTGTTGATATGCCCTCAATAGGCTTAAAAACAGTTCAAGAAATGAAAGAACTTGGGGCTACATGCTTAGGGGTGGAAGCCGGAAAAAGTCTTTTCTTTGATCTGGATAAATCATTAGAATTTGCTGATAAGAATAAGATATGTATTGTCGGTTTAACTTCTGACTGGGTACAGAGCTAACAGCTTTTAGATTTTAAAAATTTCAGCTCCGGCAAAATGGAATTGATCCGTTTTGCCAGAGCTTTTTTATTAGGATTCCAGATTAAGCTTTTCCGCAGCACGATCCCGGAACGCATCCTTTTGATGAAGGACTTGATCCGCAGCAACCTCTTCCTCCATGCGGAGTGGTTGTCGGAGTTTCTTTTCCCGTCAGTGTTGAAGGCGAGGAAATCAGCTTTTCTCTACTTTTTTTACCGCATGAAGGACATTCTCCCTCTGCGTCACTATTGACGGATAGTTCCTCATAAATTTTTCCACATTCTAGACATATGTATTCATAAATGGGCATTTTGTGTCTCCTTGCGCAAACGTATTACCAGATAATAACTAATAAATTAAGGTAATAAAGGATGTTAACTTTTAATAACTTAGATGTTCAGCGAACCTTAAAAGTTTCTTTCCATTTTTTCCCAAATTTTCTTTATTTCCTTACCCATTCCATTCGGGTCGAATTCAACAACTGAAAGACCTGCCAACTGTGCTTTTGTAAATATTGTATCATACCCAAGTTCACCGACAATAAGGATTTCTTTTTCAGAACAGAAATTTTTGATTTCATTTTCCTGATCAGCGTTGATACCGCACTTGTTGATGATGGTCATTGATGGAATTCTAAAATGTTCCGTCAGCTTATGGACTCTTTTTAGGTCATGCACTGCTGATATTGTCGGTTCAGCTACAAAAACAGCCAGATCGGCATTTGTCAGTGATGCAATAACAGGACAGCCAACTCCTGGCGAACCGTCAACCAGTACTAATTCCGCTCCGTTTTCTTCTGCCGCAGCTGTGGAAGCGTTACGCACGGTTGTTACCAGTTTACCTGAGTTTTCTTCACCGATTCCTAACGCCGCATGAATCATTGTACCGAATCTAGTGTCTGATTTGAACCATTGACCACAATTGCGGGGCTGTTCCGTAACCGCTCCGACAGGACAGATAAAGGAACAGACTCCGCACCCCTCACATTTTTCCGGAATAATAGAAAAATT
This window harbors:
- a CDS encoding LpxI family protein codes for the protein MVSETETIGLIAGGGQFPLLVAKGAAAQGNHVVVVSFKGHSNDDVHSVVDAWKELKLGQLSKLIDFFHENGVTKVVMAGTINKPKAFDIRPDFRAAKLLFKLATKGDDVLLRAATDEFESEGFKVVGPHVYVPQLLTPAGLLTKRAPSEIEQKDLAFGWKIAHELGRMDIGQCVVVREGVITAVEAIEGTDAAVKRGCTLGGKGCSIVKVFKPGQEDRVDMPSIGLKTVQEMKELGATCLGVEAGKSLFFDLDKSLEFADKNKICIVGLTSDWVQS
- a CDS encoding FmdB family zinc ribbon protein, whose product is MPIYEYICLECGKIYEELSVNSDAEGECPSCGKKSREKLISSPSTLTGKETPTTTPHGGRGCCGSSPSSKGCVPGSCCGKA
- a CDS encoding ATP-binding protein — encoded protein: MKQLVVISGKGGTGKTSVVSALASVGPKKVLADCDVDAADLHLILSPTILETHEFVSGERPSINPELCTQCGMCIENCKFGAISKNFSIIPEKCEGCGVCSFICPVGAVTEQPRNCGQWFKSDTRFGTMIHAALGIGEENSGKLVTTVRNASTAAAEENGAELVLVDGSPGVGCPVIASLTNADLAVFVAEPTISAVHDLKRVHKLTEHFRIPSMTIINKCGINADQENEIKNFCSEKEILIVGELGYDTIFTKAQLAGLSVVEFDPNGMGKEIKKIWEKMERNF